From one Pedobacter faecalis genomic stretch:
- a CDS encoding FecR family protein, translating to MDAEKVQLFTRYINGQCSTEELDQVFQMLSAGGHSGEWEAALSQDAEFLARTDQQGALTSAAIEEIYSHISASISSSSARNPDSTESRRVRLWPTILSAAAAIALIISGLWFFNTPQADKQQQNPGLSVQIAPGGQGATLTLSNGTKVVLAEAASGQLASQGGVIVSKSAEGELVYTVTGDLASGQSGNNTLSTARGQTYQVRLPDGSQVWLNADSRLTYPVNFAKNGSREVSLSGEAYFQVAKDKARPFLVSSKNQQVVVLGTHFNINSYEDEPNVTTTLLEGSVRVRATMAKNKGFVQDVLLRPGSQAVNSSGKITVSAVDLESVTDWKDGDFYLNHVEFKTAMRKIARWYDVDIVYDSSVPDDLETGGWISRNNQLSAVLKLIASSGQVRFKVKDKTIYVSR from the coding sequence TTGGACGCAGAAAAAGTACAACTATTTACCAGATACATCAACGGACAGTGCAGCACTGAAGAACTCGATCAGGTTTTTCAGATGCTCAGCGCAGGCGGTCATTCAGGAGAGTGGGAGGCAGCACTTAGTCAAGACGCGGAGTTTTTGGCACGAACCGATCAACAAGGCGCATTGACTTCCGCGGCCATTGAGGAGATCTATAGCCATATTAGTGCAAGTATATCAAGTTCAAGTGCAAGAAACCCTGATAGCACTGAGAGCAGGCGCGTCAGGCTTTGGCCAACAATACTCTCGGCCGCTGCCGCCATAGCCTTGATCATATCTGGTCTGTGGTTTTTCAATACACCACAAGCAGATAAGCAGCAGCAAAATCCCGGCTTGTCAGTTCAGATTGCACCTGGCGGGCAAGGTGCAACTTTGACCTTGTCTAATGGGACTAAGGTCGTTCTGGCAGAAGCTGCGAGCGGACAGCTAGCCAGTCAAGGCGGAGTAATTGTTAGTAAGTCGGCAGAAGGCGAGCTGGTTTACACCGTGACCGGCGACTTGGCTTCCGGCCAAAGCGGAAATAATACGCTATCGACAGCCAGGGGCCAGACCTACCAGGTCAGGCTGCCTGATGGATCTCAAGTCTGGCTCAATGCTGATTCCCGGTTAACCTATCCCGTTAATTTCGCTAAGAATGGCAGCCGCGAAGTTAGCCTGAGCGGCGAAGCTTATTTTCAGGTTGCCAAAGATAAGGCGCGACCTTTCCTTGTGTCCTCAAAAAATCAGCAGGTAGTGGTGCTGGGTACGCATTTCAATATCAATAGTTACGAAGACGAGCCCAATGTTACCACAACCCTGCTAGAGGGAAGCGTCCGCGTGCGGGCCACCATGGCTAAAAATAAAGGGTTCGTTCAGGATGTTTTGCTCCGGCCCGGCAGCCAGGCTGTAAACAGCAGTGGTAAAATCACAGTCTCTGCGGTCGACCTGGAAAGCGTCACAGACTGGAAGGATGGTGATTTTTACCTGAACCATGTCGAATTTAAAACCGCAATGCGCAAAATCGCCCGCTGGTACGATGTAGACATCGTCTACGATTCATCCGTGCCAGACGATCTGGAAACCGGGGGATGGATATCAAGAAACAATCAATTGTCTGCCGTATTGAAACTTATCGCGTCGTCCGGCCAGGTACGTTTCAAAGTGAAGGACAAGACCATATACGTTTCCAGATGA
- a CDS encoding RNA polymerase sigma factor, which produces MSRYHGLNETELVLLLKEGDENALRPLYDMHVVQLHHFIIRTAKSKQLAEDVVHDVFVKIWEKRAQIDSTQPFKTYLYSIAKNHLLNLLKRARHEHSILEEIRKYAIPIENTTDWQIEFTEGNAVLNEAMEKLPEQCRQVFIRCKIQGLSYREAAAELGITEGTVNAQMVKALRIIREYISFKNAILLVIAYLSGHH; this is translated from the coding sequence ATGTCAAGATACCATGGTCTTAACGAAACCGAACTGGTCCTTCTGCTTAAAGAGGGGGATGAGAACGCTTTGCGGCCATTGTATGATATGCATGTCGTTCAACTTCACCATTTCATCATCAGAACAGCAAAATCAAAGCAATTGGCTGAAGATGTGGTGCATGATGTTTTCGTTAAAATATGGGAAAAGAGGGCACAGATTGATAGCACCCAGCCTTTCAAAACCTATCTCTACAGCATAGCTAAAAACCATTTATTGAACCTGCTTAAACGTGCGCGGCATGAACATTCCATTCTGGAAGAGATACGCAAATATGCCATACCTATAGAAAATACTACCGATTGGCAGATTGAGTTTACGGAAGGCAACGCGGTGTTAAACGAAGCGATGGAGAAACTTCCGGAGCAATGTCGCCAGGTGTTCATCCGCTGCAAGATACAAGGACTGTCTTACAGAGAAGCGGCAGCCGAACTCGGCATCACCGAAGGCACCGTAAACGCCCAGATGGTAAAAGCGCTGAGGATAATCCGGGAATACATCTCCTTCAAAAACGCGATTCTGCTGGTCATTGCATACCTCTCTGGCCATCATTAA
- a CDS encoding heavy metal translocating P-type ATPase: protein MATDNSNEKTIKRTFPVLGMTCASCASSAESITSHQPGVVSASVNFATGNLLVEYMPKRIGVEQLQKAMQSAGYDLLIEDESTQRETLDNLHAEKFNKLKNKTIWAVLLSLPVVTIGMLFMDMPYANEIMWLFSTPVVLWLGKDFFANAWKHARHRSANMDTLVALSTGIAYVFSVFNMWVPEFWHQRGLHAHVYFEAASVVIAFILLGKLLEEKAKGNTSTAIKRLMGLQPKTIMLIQADGTEKQIKIDEVKAGDVILVKPGEKIAVDGLVTYGSSYVDESMLSGEPIPVLKKENEKVFAGTINQKGSFQFRAVKVGKDTMLAQIINMVQDAQGSKAPVQKLVDKIAGVFVPVVLGIAILTFLLWVVLGGDNGIVHGLLAAVTVLVIACPCALGLATPTAIMVGVGKGAESGILIKDAESLELAKKVNAIVLDKTGTITEGRPRVTDIQWLNNDDSAKNILLSIEKQSEHPLAEAVTKHLQGVQAISLSMFESLTGRGIKASHHNENYYVGNQKLLTENQVQIGEQLQAWADEWSRQSKTVIWFADSRQALSVIAISDQIKETSIEAIRQLDDMNIDLYMLTGDNEATAKAIALQTGIRNYSAEVLPQQKADFIRELQNRGKTVAMVGDGINDSTALATADVSIAMGKGSDIAMDVAKMTIISSDLTKIAQAIKLSKRTVATIKQNLFWAFVYNVIGIPLAAGILYPINGFLLNPMIAGAAMALSSVSVVTNSLRLKWK, encoded by the coding sequence ATGGCAACAGATAATAGCAATGAAAAAACGATCAAGAGGACTTTTCCCGTGCTCGGAATGACCTGCGCCTCCTGTGCAAGCAGTGCCGAAAGCATTACCAGTCACCAGCCTGGTGTTGTTAGTGCATCTGTGAATTTTGCCACGGGTAACCTGTTGGTAGAATATATGCCTAAACGTATTGGCGTAGAACAACTGCAAAAGGCGATGCAGTCAGCCGGGTACGATCTGCTGATTGAAGATGAGTCTACACAGCGCGAGACGCTGGATAACCTTCATGCCGAAAAGTTTAACAAGCTTAAAAATAAGACCATCTGGGCGGTGCTGTTATCACTTCCTGTCGTAACAATTGGTATGCTCTTTATGGATATGCCCTATGCCAACGAAATCATGTGGCTTTTTTCTACACCCGTAGTTTTGTGGTTGGGTAAAGATTTCTTTGCCAATGCCTGGAAGCACGCCCGGCATCGTTCCGCAAACATGGACACGCTCGTAGCACTGAGCACAGGCATTGCATATGTGTTCAGCGTTTTCAATATGTGGGTGCCCGAGTTCTGGCACCAGCGGGGTCTGCATGCACATGTCTACTTTGAAGCAGCATCGGTGGTCATTGCATTCATCCTTTTAGGTAAATTACTTGAAGAAAAAGCGAAAGGTAACACCTCTACGGCGATAAAAAGGTTAATGGGCCTGCAGCCTAAAACGATCATGTTGATTCAGGCTGACGGAACAGAAAAACAGATAAAGATAGATGAAGTTAAAGCCGGCGATGTTATCCTGGTGAAGCCGGGAGAAAAAATTGCGGTAGATGGTCTGGTGACTTACGGGAGCTCTTATGTAGATGAAAGCATGCTCAGCGGTGAGCCGATCCCTGTCCTAAAAAAGGAAAACGAAAAAGTATTTGCCGGAACGATCAACCAAAAAGGCAGTTTTCAGTTCAGAGCGGTTAAAGTAGGCAAAGACACGATGCTTGCCCAGATCATCAACATGGTGCAGGATGCACAGGGAAGTAAAGCTCCGGTACAAAAGTTGGTTGACAAAATCGCCGGTGTTTTTGTTCCGGTCGTATTGGGTATTGCAATCCTTACATTTCTATTGTGGGTCGTTTTGGGCGGAGATAATGGCATTGTTCATGGACTTCTGGCGGCCGTTACCGTACTGGTTATCGCTTGCCCTTGTGCATTGGGGCTGGCAACGCCTACTGCAATTATGGTGGGCGTTGGTAAAGGTGCCGAAAGCGGTATCTTAATTAAAGATGCTGAAAGCCTGGAGCTGGCTAAAAAAGTTAATGCGATAGTGCTGGACAAAACAGGAACAATTACCGAAGGCCGGCCACGGGTAACAGACATACAATGGCTGAATAATGATGATAGCGCCAAAAACATTTTACTAAGTATAGAGAAACAATCAGAACACCCACTGGCGGAGGCAGTGACTAAGCATTTGCAAGGTGTGCAAGCCATCTCTTTGTCGATGTTTGAGAGCCTTACAGGTAGAGGCATAAAAGCCAGTCACCACAATGAAAACTACTATGTAGGCAATCAAAAACTGCTGACAGAAAATCAGGTTCAGATTGGCGAGCAACTGCAAGCTTGGGCCGACGAATGGAGCCGCCAGTCCAAGACGGTGATTTGGTTTGCAGATAGCAGGCAAGCACTCTCTGTAATAGCTATTTCCGATCAGATAAAGGAAACCTCAATAGAAGCAATCAGGCAATTGGATGACATGAACATTGATCTGTATATGCTTACAGGTGATAATGAGGCCACTGCCAAAGCTATCGCTCTGCAAACGGGCATCAGGAATTATAGTGCCGAGGTATTGCCACAGCAGAAAGCAGATTTTATACGAGAATTACAAAATCGAGGCAAAACTGTTGCAATGGTGGGCGATGGTATCAATGACAGTACGGCCCTGGCAACGGCGGACGTGAGCATAGCCATGGGTAAAGGAAGCGATATTGCTATGGATGTTGCCAAGATGACAATAATTTCATCAGACCTTACTAAAATTGCACAGGCTATAAAGTTATCAAAACGGACCGTAGCCACCATAAAACAAAACCTCTTCTGGGCATTTGTTTACAACGTGATCGGTATTCCGCTAGCGGCAGGTATTCTTTATCCAATTAACGGGTTTCTGCTTAATCCGATGATTGCTGGCGCAGCAATGGCTTTAAGCAGTGTAAGTGTGGTAACCAATAGCTTGAGGTTGAAATGGAAATAA
- a CDS encoding family 16 glycoside hydrolase yields the protein MIKKLLFVLLPVALLTSMTGNMVFAQDKKDERTVTTKIADLLAQLPARDAAQLARNMKEITDLGEDGYVTLISGLTAPGKGNNSLIEYAVGGFTAASTKSGQQAWRSMAVSAYCKALAKLSDKQNKAFIISQFDLVGNDAAVPCLEAYITDDQLADEASRALAKIGSPAAVSALVTGLGKANGKAKVAVVEALGHTTSKAAADAIGPLAAGSDKDLAKTALYALAHIADASSADVLVKAAEDAGYKYDKTNAVASLLVYAENRVASDKAGVEKIAKAILEKATGDDQVEQRIAALKLIAETQTGQQALLDAMNDKQFEFRAAAVRLAAAGLTDANSAEWVKRLRKADAPTKVLIIDMLGRAHAKSAYPVFLKLFKDKDAEVRSAAFSAAAWTGQEKAIEPMAKVMGKDTANLAAVSEVLQRIRGNDVTASISSSIAGAKTEVQVALINVLAARAASGQRNVISAALTSNKPEVRKAAFAALKSVYTPESKAELFALMDKTTDPAELNDIQAAIIAVNKQGSNADAQTAEIMAQMDKSAEDKKLLYYKVLGSIGGKKSLSAVSSAFNTGNDAVKKAALDALSSWADAGSADELIKIARTTNNPDFLNQAVNGYLRLVRNADYADEQRLLLLRNAMAVAKTPAQQQRILKDIEGAKCFNAIVFAGQYLDNPATRQAAANAVMHITMAGEYHGDIVKNLLNKTIAVITGGDAGYQKEGMRKYISSMKPGEGFVQVFNGKDLTGWKGLVADPIKRSKMDAQTLADAQAKADAAAKDSWKVINGELVFQSHGDNLATVKKYGDFEMLVDWKIIDDKKGEGDAGIYLRGTPQVQIWDNARTNVGAQVGSGGLYNNQSNPSKPLVVADNKLDEWNTFRILMKGDRVTVWLNGVLVTDNVILENYWDRNLPIFAEEQIELQAHGSPVAYRDIFIREIPRPKPFELSAKEKKEGYKVLFDGTNMHSWTGNTTDYVIEDGNIAIRPKPGQGSGGNLFTKEEFSDFVFRFEFKLTPGANNGLGIRAPLEGDAAYTGMELQILDNEAPIYKDLHVYQYHGSVYGTIPAKRGFLKPVGEWNYQEVIANGPKIKVILNGTVILDGDLTPFRKNGAPDHKDHPGLSRDSGHIGFLGHGSPLEFRNIRIKDLAKKEGT from the coding sequence ATGATAAAGAAATTATTATTTGTCCTGCTGCCGGTTGCTCTGCTGACCAGTATGACCGGCAATATGGTTTTTGCCCAGGACAAAAAAGATGAACGAACTGTTACGACCAAAATAGCCGACCTGCTGGCCCAGTTGCCTGCCAGGGATGCTGCCCAGCTCGCCCGGAACATGAAGGAGATTACTGATCTTGGTGAGGACGGTTATGTGACGCTGATCAGCGGGCTGACTGCGCCGGGCAAGGGCAATAATTCATTAATTGAGTATGCGGTGGGTGGTTTTACCGCTGCTTCTACCAAATCCGGACAGCAGGCCTGGCGGTCTATGGCGGTTAGCGCATACTGTAAGGCCCTGGCGAAACTTTCTGATAAGCAGAACAAGGCTTTTATCATCAGTCAGTTTGACCTGGTTGGCAATGATGCTGCTGTGCCTTGTCTGGAGGCTTATATAACTGATGATCAGCTTGCTGATGAGGCTTCAAGGGCATTAGCAAAGATTGGATCTCCTGCTGCGGTTTCTGCATTGGTAACCGGATTAGGCAAGGCAAACGGCAAGGCTAAGGTTGCTGTCGTTGAAGCGTTGGGACATACCACTTCTAAGGCCGCTGCTGACGCGATAGGGCCGCTTGCTGCGGGTTCTGATAAGGATCTGGCAAAAACTGCTTTATATGCGCTGGCGCATATTGCAGATGCCTCTTCTGCTGATGTATTGGTTAAGGCTGCAGAAGATGCTGGTTATAAATATGACAAGACCAATGCGGTGGCTTCTTTACTGGTTTACGCGGAAAACAGGGTTGCCAGCGACAAGGCTGGTGTGGAAAAGATCGCAAAGGCTATTCTGGAAAAAGCAACCGGAGATGATCAGGTTGAACAGCGCATTGCTGCACTCAAACTGATCGCGGAAACGCAGACTGGTCAGCAGGCTTTGCTGGATGCTATGAATGATAAGCAGTTTGAATTCCGCGCAGCGGCGGTAAGACTGGCAGCTGCTGGTTTGACTGATGCAAATAGTGCGGAATGGGTGAAGAGACTCAGGAAGGCGGACGCGCCTACAAAGGTTTTGATTATTGATATGCTGGGCAGGGCCCACGCAAAATCTGCATACCCGGTTTTTCTGAAGTTATTTAAGGATAAGGATGCAGAGGTGCGTAGTGCTGCATTTTCTGCGGCTGCATGGACGGGGCAAGAAAAAGCAATTGAGCCAATGGCAAAGGTAATGGGCAAGGATACGGCAAATTTGGCTGCGGTATCTGAAGTCCTGCAACGGATCAGGGGCAATGATGTCACTGCGTCAATCAGTAGTAGCATTGCAGGTGCAAAAACAGAAGTGCAGGTGGCTTTGATCAATGTCCTGGCGGCGCGTGCTGCAAGTGGCCAGCGTAATGTTATATCTGCTGCACTGACCAGCAACAAACCTGAAGTAAGGAAAGCAGCTTTTGCAGCTTTAAAGAGTGTTTATACGCCGGAAAGTAAAGCGGAATTGTTTGCTTTAATGGATAAAACTACCGACCCGGCTGAACTAAACGATATACAGGCGGCAATTATTGCTGTAAACAAGCAGGGTAGCAACGCTGATGCACAGACTGCAGAAATCATGGCGCAGATGGATAAATCTGCTGAGGACAAGAAGTTGCTGTATTATAAGGTGTTGGGAAGCATTGGCGGCAAGAAGTCACTGAGTGCTGTTTCATCAGCTTTTAATACTGGCAATGATGCGGTCAAAAAGGCTGCTTTGGATGCATTGTCTTCCTGGGCTGATGCGGGTTCGGCTGATGAGCTGATCAAAATAGCCAGGACAACGAATAACCCTGATTTTTTAAACCAGGCTGTTAACGGCTATCTGCGTCTGGTAAGGAATGCGGATTACGCTGACGAGCAAAGGTTGTTGTTGCTGCGCAATGCGATGGCAGTAGCTAAAACTCCGGCTCAGCAGCAAAGGATTTTAAAGGATATCGAGGGAGCGAAGTGTTTTAATGCAATAGTATTTGCCGGTCAGTACCTCGACAATCCTGCTACACGGCAGGCTGCAGCCAATGCAGTTATGCATATTACCATGGCTGGTGAGTACCATGGTGATATTGTAAAGAACCTGCTCAACAAAACCATCGCTGTGATCACTGGCGGTGATGCAGGTTATCAGAAGGAAGGAATGCGTAAGTATATTTCTTCTATGAAACCGGGTGAGGGTTTTGTTCAGGTATTCAATGGAAAGGACCTTACAGGATGGAAAGGTTTGGTAGCTGATCCGATCAAACGGTCCAAAATGGATGCACAAACACTGGCTGATGCACAAGCTAAGGCTGATGCTGCCGCAAAGGACAGCTGGAAGGTGATTAACGGAGAACTGGTGTTCCAGAGCCATGGTGATAACCTGGCCACCGTAAAGAAATATGGTGATTTTGAGATGCTGGTTGACTGGAAGATCATTGATGACAAGAAGGGCGAGGGTGATGCCGGTATTTATTTGCGTGGTACTCCCCAGGTTCAGATCTGGGACAATGCCCGTACCAATGTGGGTGCACAGGTGGGCTCTGGTGGTTTGTACAACAACCAGTCCAATCCAAGCAAGCCTTTGGTTGTTGCAGATAATAAACTGGATGAATGGAATACTTTTAGGATCCTGATGAAAGGTGACCGCGTTACGGTGTGGTTGAACGGGGTACTGGTGACGGATAATGTGATCCTGGAAAACTACTGGGACAGGAACCTGCCTATCTTTGCTGAAGAACAGATTGAACTGCAGGCGCATGGTTCACCGGTTGCATACAGAGACATTTTTATCCGGGAAATCCCGCGTCCGAAGCCTTTTGAACTGAGCGCTAAGGAGAAGAAAGAAGGGTATAAGGTCCTGTTTGATGGTACTAACATGCACAGCTGGACCGGTAACACGACTGATTACGTGATCGAAGACGGCAATATCGCGATCAGGCCAAAGCCGGGTCAGGGCTCTGGCGGCAATTTATTTACCAAAGAAGAGTTCAGTGATTTCGTATTCCGTTTTGAGTTTAAGCTGACTCCGGGCGCCAATAATGGTTTGGGTATCAGGGCACCTCTGGAAGGTGATGCGGCTTATACAGGTATGGAACTCCAGATACTGGACAATGAGGCGCCGATTTATAAAGACCTGCATGTGTACCAGTATCATGGTTCTGTATATGGCACAATTCCGGCGAAACGAGGTTTCCTGAAACCGGTAGGTGAGTGGAACTATCAAGAGGTAATTGCCAACGGCCCTAAGATAAAAGTGATCTTAAATGGTACGGTAATCCTCGACGGCGACCTGACTCCTTTCAGGAAGAATGGTGCACCTGACCATAAAGACCATCCGGGACTGTCAAGGGATAGTGGCCATATTGGCTTCCTTGGTCATGGTTCTCCGCTGGAGTTCCGCAACATCAGGATCAAAGACCTGGCTAAGAAGGAGGGTACCTAA
- a CDS encoding Gfo/Idh/MocA family oxidoreductase gives MKPEEPQQKNTRRDFIKKSAVGVAAFTIVPRYVLGGQGFLAPSDKLTKAVIGVGGMGRGHFGYEGTQVVAICDVDKNHLQQAASMLDKGVKTFSDYRELIQLPEVDIVHIATPPHWHGIMAVDAASAGKDIWCEKPMTHTIGEGKRVVEAVKQHGRMFRLNTWFRFKDTFYGMGTTVKPIKKLVDSGMLGWPLKVTVGKHTGYDWKFYWVGKDNLEPQPVPPELDYNSWLGPAPYRPYHPHRVHQTFRGYWDYDGGGLSDMGQHYIDPIQYFLGKDDTNPVSVEVDAPQQHTDAVGIWRRITYTYADGCQIILDGEGKDTNVPYIEGPKGKLYPGFKSDIPDLERKLAQFPDPDPEIVEFSESVRTRKKFALNEENGHRSCNIVNIGLAALRLGRSLKFDPVNQEFVDDEAANRLINPVMRAPFSI, from the coding sequence ATGAAACCGGAAGAACCACAACAAAAAAACACCAGGAGAGATTTCATTAAGAAGTCTGCGGTCGGTGTGGCCGCTTTTACTATTGTTCCCCGTTATGTGCTCGGCGGACAGGGCTTTCTTGCACCCAGCGATAAGCTGACAAAAGCGGTAATTGGGGTAGGCGGTATGGGCCGCGGCCACTTTGGATATGAGGGCACCCAGGTGGTGGCCATTTGTGACGTTGACAAAAACCACCTGCAGCAGGCTGCGTCCATGCTGGACAAGGGTGTAAAGACTTTTAGTGATTACCGTGAGCTGATCCAGTTGCCCGAAGTGGATATTGTACACATTGCTACTCCGCCGCACTGGCACGGGATTATGGCTGTTGATGCGGCCAGCGCGGGTAAGGATATCTGGTGTGAAAAGCCAATGACCCATACGATAGGCGAGGGAAAAAGGGTTGTGGAAGCTGTAAAGCAGCACGGCCGCATGTTCAGGTTGAATACCTGGTTCAGGTTTAAAGATACATTTTATGGTATGGGCACGACTGTGAAACCCATTAAGAAACTGGTTGACAGTGGTATGCTGGGCTGGCCGCTAAAAGTGACGGTGGGCAAGCATACAGGTTATGACTGGAAGTTTTACTGGGTGGGTAAAGACAATCTGGAGCCCCAGCCTGTACCGCCGGAACTGGACTACAATTCATGGTTAGGGCCTGCTCCTTATAGGCCATACCATCCGCACCGCGTACACCAGACTTTCAGGGGTTACTGGGATTATGATGGTGGTGGTCTGAGCGATATGGGCCAGCATTATATTGACCCGATCCAGTATTTCCTGGGTAAAGATGATACCAACCCGGTTTCTGTTGAGGTGGATGCTCCGCAACAGCATACGGATGCTGTGGGCATCTGGCGCAGGATCACTTATACTTATGCGGATGGCTGCCAGATCATCCTGGATGGAGAGGGCAAGGATACGAATGTTCCTTATATTGAAGGCCCTAAGGGTAAACTCTACCCTGGGTTTAAGTCCGATATTCCTGATCTGGAACGCAAGCTGGCGCAGTTCCCTGATCCTGATCCGGAAATCGTGGAATTTTCAGAGTCGGTGAGGACCAGGAAGAAGTTTGCTTTGAACGAGGAGAACGGACACCGTTCCTGTAATATTGTAAATATTGGCCTGGCGGCTTTGAGACTCGGAAGGTCGCTGAAGTTTGATCCGGTAAACCAGGAGTTTGTGGATGATGAGGCGGCCAACAGGCTCATCAACCCGGTAATGCGCGCGCCTTTTTCTATTTAA
- a CDS encoding ROK family transcriptional regulator, translating to MNLHLLNNITKPARDKQLLYKFQLVKHLFNLGPCSVSTLCHTMNMSTPSILKLISNLTDEDWIEKKGYGVSMGGRKPDLYGLKDKKILIICIDIELFRTKIAVMDNNYNYVAEPKTITLPISKSSRSDFFSILTTNVQEILKEHHISNDQLIGCSVGMPGLVDSEKGQSYSYFLSDAENTSLAAAFEKMLQLPVVIQNDVNGSSMAEFTHGMAKGKQNALILLMDWGVGLGIIMDGQLRKGACGFSGELGHIPFVENGALCYCGKHGCLETIASGNALSEMAKEGILSGKNSMLNKLSKEELQRIEPAVIIEAANKGDQYAIQLLSNIGTYMGKGIAVLIQLFNPELIILSGKIAEAKQYITLPMQQAINTYCMTQIRERTTIVSSELGENSRLLGYATTGIDHFLGACIQKAGKHKMPLR from the coding sequence ATGAATCTTCATCTATTAAATAACATAACCAAACCGGCGCGCGATAAACAGCTGCTGTACAAATTCCAGCTTGTCAAACACCTTTTCAACCTCGGGCCGTGCTCAGTTTCCACCCTGTGCCATACCATGAACATGAGCACCCCAAGCATTTTGAAGCTCATCAGCAACCTGACCGACGAAGACTGGATAGAAAAGAAAGGCTATGGGGTTTCGATGGGCGGCAGAAAACCCGATCTATATGGGCTAAAGGACAAAAAGATACTTATTATATGTATAGATATAGAACTGTTCCGTACAAAAATAGCCGTTATGGACAACAACTATAACTATGTAGCCGAACCCAAAACCATTACCCTGCCCATATCAAAAAGCAGCAGATCGGACTTCTTTAGTATTTTAACCACAAATGTCCAGGAAATACTCAAAGAACACCACATCAGCAACGATCAGCTGATCGGCTGCAGCGTAGGCATGCCCGGCCTGGTCGATTCCGAAAAAGGACAAAGCTACAGCTACTTTTTAAGTGATGCAGAAAATACATCCCTTGCAGCCGCATTTGAAAAAATGCTGCAGCTGCCCGTGGTTATACAGAACGATGTAAATGGATCATCAATGGCAGAATTCACACACGGAATGGCAAAAGGCAAACAAAACGCACTTATATTATTAATGGACTGGGGCGTCGGCCTGGGTATCATTATGGACGGGCAGCTGAGAAAAGGGGCCTGCGGCTTTTCCGGAGAACTCGGACATATCCCATTCGTCGAAAACGGTGCCCTTTGTTATTGCGGAAAGCACGGCTGCCTGGAAACTATCGCCTCAGGCAATGCCCTGTCAGAAATGGCCAAGGAAGGCATTTTATCAGGCAAAAACTCCATGCTCAATAAACTCAGTAAAGAAGAACTGCAAAGAATTGAACCTGCCGTGATCATCGAAGCAGCAAACAAAGGAGATCAGTACGCCATACAGCTGCTTTCCAACATAGGCACCTATATGGGCAAAGGAATTGCCGTGTTGATACAGCTGTTCAATCCGGAACTGATCATCCTTAGCGGAAAGATAGCTGAAGCCAAACAGTACATTACCCTGCCCATGCAGCAGGCCATCAATACTTACTGTATGACCCAGATCAGGGAGCGCACAACAATCGTGTCTTCAGAACTCGGTGAAAATTCCCGGCTTTTGGGTTATGCTACGACAGGCATTGACCATTTCCTGGGTGCCTGTATCCAAAAAGCAGGAAAGCACAAGATGCCGCTGCGCTGA
- a CDS encoding vWA domain-containing protein → MDEYISFEQIPFGSDDFANNPESRCPCMLLLDTSGSMGGRPIQELNEGIQILKNELVQDSLASKRVEVAMITFGPVSLESDFQTVDHFYPKTLSANGDTPIGSAVTLGIELINKRKQLYRENGVGYYKPWIILITDGGPTDNWSHAAKLIQDGENENKFAFFAIGVEGANMDTLSKLSVRSPIKLKGLMFREFFLWLSSSMKMVSSKNPGEQTKLLPPTGWANL, encoded by the coding sequence ATGGATGAATACATATCTTTTGAACAGATCCCTTTTGGTTCCGATGATTTTGCCAACAATCCGGAGTCTCGCTGCCCATGTATGCTGTTACTCGACACTTCGGGTTCAATGGGCGGCAGGCCCATACAAGAACTCAACGAAGGGATACAAATTTTAAAAAATGAGCTGGTACAGGACTCGCTCGCCTCAAAACGGGTTGAAGTAGCCATGATAACTTTTGGACCTGTCTCACTTGAATCTGATTTCCAAACAGTTGACCATTTCTACCCAAAAACACTCTCGGCAAATGGCGATACGCCCATAGGCAGTGCAGTTACTTTAGGAATTGAGCTGATCAATAAAAGGAAACAACTCTACCGGGAAAACGGAGTAGGTTACTACAAGCCCTGGATTATCCTGATCACCGACGGCGGACCTACAGATAACTGGTCACATGCAGCTAAATTGATCCAGGATGGAGAAAACGAAAACAAATTCGCATTTTTTGCCATTGGTGTGGAAGGTGCCAACATGGACACTTTGAGCAAACTTTCGGTCAGGAGCCCTATTAAGTTAAAGGGACTCATGTTCCGCGAATTCTTTTTATGGCTATCTTCTTCCATGAAAATGGTATCCAGCAAAAATCCAGGCGAACAGACGAAGCTTTTACCACCAACGGGTTGGGCAAACCTATGA